CAAGCTACAAAAAATAAAATTATATTTTTTCATTGTTATTGAGTTTATTAAGATTTAAAAATGTAGCGTACACTTTAGTGTGCGAGTATTATGTACCGTACCTTTTAAGGTGCGACAAAAACGACTATCTACAATCTAAAAACCTGAATAAAGACAATAAAAAGTTTACCTAACTTCCAATTGGGGGGAGGAAGATCTGCAAAATGAGTAATTTGAAAAGCTGTAAAAAATGACTTTTCTGTAAATTTTTTTAAATAAATTTGAGAAGGAAGAAGAGCTATAAAATGACCAAAATCAAAAATAATTTTTTGAGTAGAAATAGCTTCAAAATTAGCTTTTTCATAAGAAACTTCTGTATCACAACAATTATCTTTAGTATTTTCTAAATGATAGGTGTCTTCTATATGTGTATTTTTATCTGTCAGTTTTGCAAAATTAGCTGCTGAAATATCACAACAACATTTTTTTGCTTCTACTATAATAGACGTATTTGTTTTTCCACTCATCTGACAATAATGCTCAATAATTGGCAAGCCCACCGAACCCAAAATGAGTTGGAGAGAAAGCCAAAGGCAAGTTATTGTAATGTGTAATTTTTGGGAAATCAACTAGACTATTTTGATTAAAAAAGATTGAGTTTTGAAAGAATTTTGAATTTCTTGTAACAAAGTTATGCTATTTATACGTAAAACTTCAATTTAAAGGTTTTATTTTTGGGTTTTCTGTATAGTTTTGCAGTATATTTATAACCCATTAACTAAAATCAGTCTAAAACGTTTTTCACAACTCAACCAAACTACCTACTTTTTTATGAATTTTGAGTATTTATTGACAGCACAAGGACTTACAAGTCTTTTTATTCTTGCCCTTTTAGAAATTGTATTAGGGATAGACAACATTATTTTTATCAGTATTATTGCTGGAAAAGTTCCACCAGATAAGCAGCAATTTACTAGAACGGTTGGTTTGGCTCTTGCTCTGATTGTACGTATAGGTCTTCTGTTTGGTATTACATGGTTAGTGGGACTTACAGCTACTGTCATTGATGCTACTGAATTTATACATATGTTAGGTATCGAACAAGATTTGGGAGAAGGAGGAAAACTTTCTTGGAAAGATATTATTTTGCTTTTAGGAGGTTTGTTTTTGGTTTATAAAAGTACGACCGAAATCCATGATAAAATGGAACTTACTGAAGAAGAGGAGACTCCAAAATTAGCTACTAATTCTGTTGCTGCTGCTATTTTTCAAATTGTTTTGATAGATATTGTATTTTCGTTTGATTCTATTCTTACTGCTGTCGGAATTGTAAAAGAAGTAGCTGTAATGATTGTAGCTGTTATTATTTCAATGGCTGTAATGATGGTATTTGCAGGAAAAATTAGCGATTTTATCAATAACAATCCTACTTTTAAAATGCTTGCCCTTTCATTCTTGATTTTGATTGGCTTCTTATTAGTTTTGGAATCTTTAGAAGTTCATGTCGAAAAAACATACGTTTATGTAGCGATGGCATTTGCTTGTATGGTAGAAGTGCTTAATATGCGTACTCGTAAAGGAACACAACAAAGCCGTAATATTATTCCGATGGGACTTTCTGTGCCTATTCCGTATATGCAAGATGTGAAAGAGGATGATAAATTGTAAATTATTAGTTCCATCAAGCAAGCTGCGTAGCTGCGTAATATTTGTAGAAATTGAATTTTATTTTATTTTCACCCAGCTGCGTAATATTTGTAGAAATTGAATTTATTTTATTTTCATCCAGCTGCATAGCTGCGTAATATTTGTAGAAATTGAATTTTGTTTTGATTTAAAAAAATAATTATGCCAAATGCTTATACACAACTTTATGTTCAGCTTGTTTTTGCTGTAAAGGGAAGAAATAGTTTAATAAAAGAATCATTTAGAGAGGAATTGCAAATGTACATTACAGGGATTGCGAAACAAGTAGGACATAAGCCTTTGGCAATTTATTGTATGCCTGACCATTTACATTTGCTTATTGGATTAAATCCTAATTTGACTATTTCAGATTTAGTAAGTGAAATAAAAACATCTTCTAATAAATTTATAAAAGAGAAAAAATTTGTAAAAACAAAATTTGAATGGCAAAGAGGTTATGGAGCATTTACTTATTCGAAATCTGCTTTGGATAATGTTGTAAATTATATTCTAAATCAGCCTGAACATCATAGAAAAAGAACTTTTAGAGAAGAATATATTTTATTATTAAAGAAGTTTGAGATTGATTATGAGGAGAAATATTTATTTGAATGGATTGAAGACAAATGATTTTAATATCAAATAAGAATTTCAATATTTCGCAGCTACGCAGCTTTAAATTTCGTTTTGTTATATTTCTACAAATATTTTGCAGCTACGCAGCTTAAATAAATAAAAAAATAGGATATAAAATAAATGCTCAAAACCCAAAATTTAACTATTGGTTATCCATCCAAAATTATCTTAGACGACCTAAATCTCCATTTAGAAAAGGGAAAATTGACAGCTCTTTTGGGAATAAATGGTGCAGGAAAATCTACTTTGTTACGAACTATTGCAGGTGTACAAAAACCAATTTTGGGAACTGTTTTTCTAAAACATTATAACACTCAAAAATCAATTCAAAAACTTTCTAAAAAAGAAATAGCTAAAAAAATAAGTTTGGTTCTGACAGAACAAGCAGCCACAACTCGCTTGACTGTCAAAGAATTAATTGCTTTAGGGCGTTATCCTCATACTTCTTGGAATGGAAGTTTTGATAAGGAAGACCAAAAAACAATTGATTGGGCTTTGGAAGCTGTTTCGATGAACGATTATGCAGATATTCCGATAGGAGAATTGAGCGATGGACTTCGACAAAAAACTATGATTGGACGGGCATTGGCACAAGAAGGCGATATTTTGCTTTTAGATGAGCCAACAGCACATTTGGATTTGGTAAATCGTAGTGAAGTAATGCTACTTTTATCACAGATTGCAACAGAATTTAATAAAGCAATTTTAGTTTCTACTCACGAATTAGACCTTATTTTACAGATTGCTCATACCTTGTGGCTTATTTCTTCCTCTAATTCTGATGAAGATAAATTGAATCAAAAAGGAAAGTTACAAAACCGAAAATTACTTGTTGGTTTGGCAGAAGAATTAGTTTTGAATGGAGAATTAGCAAATGCTTTTGTTCGTCCCCCACTTTATTTTGATAGAGAAAAGGGAAATTTTAAGATTCAGAATAAAGAACACAAAATCACTTATTGGATTGAAGGCGATACAATTGGAATTTATTGGACAAAATTAGCTTTAGAAAAACGAGGAATTTATTCAGAAATTATTGATACTAATCTTGAATCAAAAATATTTGAATATAATTTGATAATCAAAGTAAATAGGCAAAGTGAAAATTCTTGGCAATGGTTTTTTAAAGAGCAAGTTTTTGAGAGTTTGGAGGAGTTTTTAGAGTATAACAAAAAAGCAAATTAGAAACTTCAATTTATTTACCTGTGTTTTATACTCCAAAAATTATTACTTTTACAAATATTACAGCACCAAAAAACGAATAAAAAATGGAAAATCAATATTATACAAAAGCTACAACATTAGAAGAAATAGATAATGCAGTACGTTTTGATGTGCCAATAGGAGCAGACCATCCATTTTTTACAGACTTTTCCGAAGTAAGAGGAGATTTTGAAGATAGAATGATTTATAGGGTTTTGAATGTAAATCCTACAAAATATACATACAACCTTAAAGCAAATCAAGGCAATAAAACATTATTGTTTTTAGCAGGAATGAGAGGTTCTGGCAAAACTTCTGAATTAGCTAAAATTGCTCAAAAAATTCATAATAAAGAAGCTTTTTTTTGTGTTACCTGTAATATCGATGATGGTCTAGACCTCAACGATATGGAATATATGGATATTTTGA
This is a stretch of genomic DNA from Bernardetia sp. MNP-M8. It encodes these proteins:
- a CDS encoding TerC family protein; the encoded protein is MNFEYLLTAQGLTSLFILALLEIVLGIDNIIFISIIAGKVPPDKQQFTRTVGLALALIVRIGLLFGITWLVGLTATVIDATEFIHMLGIEQDLGEGGKLSWKDIILLLGGLFLVYKSTTEIHDKMELTEEEETPKLATNSVAAAIFQIVLIDIVFSFDSILTAVGIVKEVAVMIVAVIISMAVMMVFAGKISDFINNNPTFKMLALSFLILIGFLLVLESLEVHVEKTYVYVAMAFACMVEVLNMRTRKGTQQSRNIIPMGLSVPIPYMQDVKEDDKL
- the tnpA gene encoding IS200/IS605 family transposase; this encodes MPNAYTQLYVQLVFAVKGRNSLIKESFREELQMYITGIAKQVGHKPLAIYCMPDHLHLLIGLNPNLTISDLVSEIKTSSNKFIKEKKFVKTKFEWQRGYGAFTYSKSALDNVVNYILNQPEHHRKRTFREEYILLLKKFEIDYEEKYLFEWIEDK
- a CDS encoding ABC transporter ATP-binding protein, whose product is MLKTQNLTIGYPSKIILDDLNLHLEKGKLTALLGINGAGKSTLLRTIAGVQKPILGTVFLKHYNTQKSIQKLSKKEIAKKISLVLTEQAATTRLTVKELIALGRYPHTSWNGSFDKEDQKTIDWALEAVSMNDYADIPIGELSDGLRQKTMIGRALAQEGDILLLDEPTAHLDLVNRSEVMLLLSQIATEFNKAILVSTHELDLILQIAHTLWLISSSNSDEDKLNQKGKLQNRKLLVGLAEELVLNGELANAFVRPPLYFDREKGNFKIQNKEHKITYWIEGDTIGIYWTKLALEKRGIYSEIIDTNLESKIFEYNLIIKVNRQSENSWQWFFKEQVFESLEEFLEYNKKAN